One Leptolyngbya sp. SIO1E4 genomic window, CCTTGAGCCGTCGCTGCGGTTAACAGCATTTGCATACCCGCTTGCTGAAACGCCTCAACTTGGGGATGATCTTGCCCACGGGTATGACAAACCAGCATCCAGGTTGCTGCCAGTGATACCTCCATAACATCACCTTGGGGTACCTGGTTAAAGAAGTTGCCAATGAGATTCAGCATACTAATCAGCGAGGTTTGAATCCTGAGCCCAAGCCAGAGCGCCTGGGCAAAGTAAACGTCAGGATTTGCCTCCGCTGAAAGTCCTAAATTTGTCAGCACTGTGAACAAATCTTGGAACGCTCTCACCTGCCCTAGAGCTTGAGCTGCCTGCAGGTTGAGTTCAAGCTGATGAGCCTTATTGCCTGTCTCCCCAGACACATATGCCATATTGGCCAGTGTAACGGCTTTGCCCTGCACATCGTTGATGCGCTCTAAGAGTTCGAGGGATTGCTGCCACAGGCCCATCGCCTCTTCAATGTTGCCTTGGGCGGCGATCACACGTGCCATGTTGCCGAGGGTGGCGGCTTTGCCCTGCACATCGTTGATGCGCTCTTTGAGTTCGAGGGATTGCTGCCACAGGCCCATCGCCTCTTCAATGTTGCCTTGGGCGGCGATCACACCTGCCATGTTATTGAGGGTGGCGGCTTTGCCCTGCACATCGTTGATGCGCTCTAAGAGTTCGAGGGATTGCTGCCACAGGCCCATCGCCTCTTCAATGTTGCCTTGGGCGGCGATCACACCTGCCATGTTATTGAGGGTGGCGGCTTTGCCCTGCACATCGTTGATGCGCTCTTTGAGTTCGAGGGATTGCTGCCACAGGCCCATCGCCTCTTCAATGTTGCCTTGGGCGGCGATCACACGTGCCATGTTGCCGAGGGTGGCGGCTTTGCCCTGCACATCGTTGATGCGCTCTTTGAGTTCGAGGGATTGCTGCCACAGGCCCATCGCCTCTTCAATGTTGCCTTGGGCGGCGATCACACCTGCCATGTTGCCGAGGGTGGCGGCTTTGCCCTGCACATCGTTGATGCGCTCTAAGAGTTCGAGGGATTGCTGCCACAGGCCCATCGCCTCTTCAATGTTGCCTTGGGCGGCGATCACACCTGCCATGTTGCCGAGGGTGGCGGCTTTGCCCTGCACATCGTTGATGCGCTCTTTGAGTTCGAGGGATTGCTGCCACAGGCCCATCGCCTCTTCAATGTTGCCTTGGGCGGCGATCACACCTGCCATGTTATTGAGGGTGGCGGCTTTGCTATAGTGGTCTTCTGCGGGGCAGCGGTCGAGGGCTAGTTGATAGTGGTTAATTGCCTCTGTTGTAAGCCCCACAACCTGCTCAGCCCGAGCCACCGTACCTAAAATCCGGTAATCCTCAAACCTTGCCAAGATTGATCGACATAGAGCTAGCGCTTCTACATAACGAGACCGATTTACCCAGCGAGTGGCTACGCGATCCCCAATTTCAGCGGTCATTTCTGAGTCTTGGGCCAGTAGTCCTAGCCGCACCAGTTCTAGCTGCTGCTCCTCGTTCACCTCGGTGGCGGCTGTCCACCAGAGCTGATAGAGGCTCTGGGCAGCTATTGTGTACAATCCATCCGCCTCGTTGGGCACTACCAGAGGCAAAATTCGCGGCACTCGCAGGGCTCCGAGTGGGTTCACTTCCAGCAGCCCCAAAGCTACGGCTCGCGTCAGCTGGGCTTCCCAGTCTGCAATCCCCTCCCAAAGCGGCTGCAAGGCGGCTGGCGGCACCGGTAGCTCATACAGTAGCCCCCGCCGTAACATCTCCTGTAGTGCCTCGTTCATCTGTGCCAGCAGCGTCGCCGCCAGCACCTGTTCCCGCAGCTCTACGGGGTTAGCCTCTAGCCGCGCTAAAGTTGTGTCTACATCAACGTTCTGTTTAGCACCTGGTCTGTTGTCTGCTGCCTGCTGCCTACGGCTTTCTCCCAGCATTTTATCTAACCATTCCAGCAGCCTCGGGTTACCGTCTGCCAGGTGCTTTGCCTGCTGCTGCTGGGCCAGCATTTTTTGGGCGATAGTTTGCTCCGCTGTGGTGGCGTCTCGGCTCAGCTGGGGCGGCTCAAACCCGTCGAGGCGATCGCACTTTTTTTGCAGATCTGCCCCTCGCAGTGCATTCAGCGGCTGTCGATAAAGGCGATCACCTTGAGAGAAGGCAAAGTCATAGCGGCTGGTAATCATTACCCGATGCACGCCACAGGTTTCTCGTATGGCCCAAAACAGTGCGTTTAGCAGGGCAGCGGCTGTCTCGGTTGGCCCATAGCCCCCGGCTCGGGCCTCCAGGTTTGCTTCAAAGTCATCCAGCACTAGCAGCAGCGGTAGCAGCCCTTGGTCTGTCAGGGTCTGAAGCACGCTCCGCAGCCGAAATTTGAGGGCTTCATTTGGGTTTTGCAGGGCTTCCCGCAGGGCCTGATCGGTCAGTTTTTCCGACAGTTTGCGCACGAGCTTGGGCTCATCCAGGTGGCCCACCCAAACAACCCGCTGAAAATTCGTGAGGCGATCGCACAGTCGGGCTGCTAGCGCACTCTTCCCCAACCCCCCCATGCCATGAATCAGCACTCCGACTGACTCAAAATCTTGCATGAGCGATCGTAAACAGGCTTGTATTTGGCGACGCCGACCCACAAAGCCCTCACGCCCCACCACCTTGACAAGTTGAGTATCTGGATCCAGAAATTCTGAGCTTGCTGACAAACGAGGGGCCTGGCGACGACCCCGCGTACGCGGGGCTGTAACCAGGGTACTGGGCAAAGTGTGGGCCACATATAGCCGCAGCAGGTGCCAGTCGCGCGCATTTTCTTTGAGTAAGGTCTGATAGGTTTTGGCCAGCGCCTCAATCAAAGACTGCCCCAACCCTAAAGCCCCATACAGGGTTGCTGCTGCCTCGGTGGCATCGGTGTCTAACACCTTTTGCCCCCACCCTAAGACAGCGGTTGCACCCTTCTGTAATAACGCCTCTGCCATAGAGGGCACAGCCCCCGTCTGGGCTGCTTGCCCCGTGCGACAACCAGAGAGAAACACCAGTGGTGGTAAACAGGCTTGCAGGGTTTGGGCAATGTCATCGGCACTGGCATAGTAGGGGTCACCGGTTTCGGTTTCGGTGATAAATCTTGGTTGTCCGTCGTGAAAGGTCGCGTGGCCGGTGAGGTGCAATCCATCGAACTGATTTTGGCCATAGCTGGCCATCACAAATCCCAGTTCCTCAAGAGAGCCACTTTCTTCCACAACTAGCGATAGTTGCTGTCGAGCGGTGGCCGTTAAAATGCGCGCTTCTTCCTGTTCGTAATTCAGCACAGGGTCTATAGCTCGAGGGGATGTCGCCATAAACATCACCTGCAGTGCTCGATTTCGAGCAGCATTGGCAACCTGCAGTGGTTGGGAGCGTACCGATACCCATCGCACCGGCACCGTTGCTGGGAGTCGCTGAACTAAAAAGCTGGTGCCGTCATGAAGTACTTCCCAAGGCAAGTGGGCCATGGCTGCAGTGGTCGAAATCGCGAGCACGATTGCTTGCCCGTTGGTCTGGCCAATGGCCTGTTCTAGCCAGTGATCTGTCCCATCTAACCAGGTGTAGAGCCTACGACCTGTCCCGACCAGGTCTTGCAGGCTAGCGGGCACATAGTAGTCTCCTTCAGCTTTTTGAATTAAGTCTGCAATTTCCTGTCGGGGCAGAATACGCTCCGTGTAATTGTTAGGATTATCAAAGAAGTAACGCAGTTCAAAGCTGGTTTCACCCTGAGCTTGTAAGTCTAGGTGAAGAATTTGCACGGTAGCCTGCCTAGCTCTCTAAGATTTTTTGAATCTGCTCAACCGAAGCATTCTCCAGAATCAATCGGTCGCCGTTACGCCCTACAATTACAACCTTCTTCAGTGATTTTCCGGATTTTCCCTGGCGATACTCCTGGTACCAACTCCGTATTTGCTCAGCAATTGCCAGAGTGCCACCCACGATTCCTATAAGGGTTGCAATGACCGCCAGCGTTCCTTCCCGTTCTGTCTCAGCTTCTACGACATAGTCACCAGAAACGCCCTCAATGGCTAGCAGTGCCTGCACTGCTGTCGTAGCACTTTGACCTTCTACAGCCACCCGAATTTCGGCCATGATTTCCCTCTCCCACTCGTCGTAATTATTAAATCTTACGGATCTCTCTTTTATCGGTGTAGCTGCCAGGAGATATGGCTGTGAGGTCAGCCTGTTATGGTCGATGCAATGACAGGGCGATCTCGATTTCCCATCAAAACAATGAACCCCTTTTGAAAGAAAGCGCTATCATAGGCACAACAAAGTAAAGTTTTGTAAATAATCTGAACCTTATGACCTCACTAGACCTTGATCACATCGCCAATCAGCTAGAAAGTGAAGATTCTAAAGACCGCATGCTGGCACTCGCCATGCTCCGTGACGTGGCGCCAGCAGAAGCTGCGCCCCTGGTTCGAAAGGTGATTGACGATCCCAATCTTCAGGTGAGGTCCATGGCGGTATTTGCTATGGGGTTAAAAGCCGACGATGAAACCCTGGAAATTCTTATCAGATTGCTGGAGACAGACCCAGACTATGGGATTCGTGCAGATGCTGCCGGGGCTTTGGGCTATTTAGAAGATCCTCGGGCCTTTGACTCGTTAGTGCGAGCCTTTTATGAAGATACTGATTGGCTAGTGCGCTTCAGCACCGCAGTCTCTCTGGGAAACCTCAAAGATCCCCGCGCCCATGATGTGCTGATAGAAGCTCTCAAGAGTGACGAGGTGGTGATTCAACAGGCCGCGATCGCGGCGATCGGTGAAGTTGGCGATATTGATGCGGTGCCAGACATCCTGAACTTTGCCCAGGCCGAAGATTGGTTAGTCCGGCAACGGCTGGCTGAAGCCCTGGGTCATTTGCCTACTCCCAAAAGTGAGTCAGCACTGCGATTTTTAGCCAAAGACGCCCACTATCAAGTCGCAGAAGCCGCACGAATTTCTCTACAGCGTCTTGAGGCGCGTCAGTCATAACCGCCGCTAGCACGATTGCGCTAGAAACCCTGTGTTCCTTAATTCTGACTATAGCGGTGCGCATTGAGATTCAGCGCACCCTAACCCCCAAACCTTAGACCCTGTCTTAGCCCAGATGTGCTGAAGTCAACTGAATAAGGCTATCAACATCCTGCAGCTTTTTGAATTAACCCCAGGTGAGACTGATAAGGTGGCACATTTAGTAGGCTTTAGAGAAGTCTGAACGCTAGATGCAGGTTAACTTTAGTAAATAAGTTTGATCTCCCCTTGCAGATATGCGTTAAGACTTTGAGCGAATTCCCTTATGGTTGCAGGTAGGGCTATGGCTAGTCGCATTTCCCTTTCAGTCGCAATGATATTAAGTGGGAGCCTAGGCTGGGTTAGCCAGTTAGCCCCCGCCTGGGCAGCTCCAGCTGAACAGATAGCTGAGGCTGGTATTGCCCAAACTCCTAGCAACCTTGGCTATGCGATTCTCCATGTCAACGCCATCTCCGGGAATGATATTCAGGGCGACGGCAGTCAGATGCAGCCCCTCAAAACAATTACCCATGCCCTCCGCATCGCTCGGCCCAACACCCTCATTTTGCTGGCAGCTGGTGTCTACAGCGCAGATAGTGGTGAAACGTTTCCCCTGCAGTTGCGGCCAGGGGTGACGGTGCAAGGAGCGGCTGGCCCTAGTGCTGCTGATGTTGTGATTCAAGGCAGTGCTGGTCATGTTAGCCCGACTCGGGGGCTACAAAACATTGCGATCCTCGGTGCAGATAATGCTGGTTTGGCTAATGTCACGGTTACCAACCCCAGCGCTCGTGGCACCGGGCTATGGATCGAATCCACCAGCCCTATTGTTCTAGAAAGTTCCTTTTCTTATAACGGTTCCACTGGCATCTATATTGCCGGTGACGGTTCTCCAGTTATTCGCAACAACTATTTCACAGAAAATGGCCAGGCCGGGTTGATGATTGCAGGGCCTTCCTCTGCCCAGGTACAGGGCAATACCTTTGAGAATACAGGCGTTGGAATTTCTGTGGCCCCGGAGGCAACCCCTCAGATTAGGGAAAACCGCATTACCCGCAATCGAGATGGTTTGGTACTCCATGCGGATGCCCGTCCAGTTTTGGAAAATAACCAAATTACCCAAAATCGACGCAACAGTATCCTAGACTATGCCCCCTGGTCAGAAACCCTAGCAACTTCACCGGTTCCTCAGGCAGCTCAACCCCCCCCGCCAAGCATCCCGACCTCAGCAACGGCTGCCTCCCCATCTACGCCTGAGCCGGTAGCCGAAAATGGGGTGCCAGTGGACAACCAGCAAGCGACGGCTGTCCCAGAGCCGCCGCCTGCACCAAACTCCGTAGCAGCAGCAACAGCACAGCCCCCTGAACCGTCATCTGCTCCCCCCACTGCAGTTCCAGATCTGCCCTTAACACCAGATTCGGCACCAGACTCTGCCAACAGTACGGTTCCTGCCCCGCCGGAACTGCCTCCAACACCGGGCTCTGCCAACATTGCTGCCGCTTCCCCACCTGCGGAGAGCCCTGCTGTGCTTGACGAGGCTGCAGGGGCTGGGGAGGTGTCTCCGGCCTTGGTTGAGACTGCTACCCTCAACAGCGCACCACTCCCTGCTCTGACTACCTTGGGTAATGGAATTTCTGCAACGCTAGAAGAAACTGTTCCCGTGCTAGCAACGGTAGAAGTTGCGGTTGTGCCTGCAGTGCCAGCTACAACAGCTTTCTCAAATTTGGAGTTAGCCCCCCTTCTACAGGTACCTGAATGGGCGTCTGCGGCGATTTCCGATGAGCCAACAGCAGAAACCCCAGGAGATGCGATCGCAGCCTCCAATCTTGAAGAATTCGATGAAACATCAGACCCCGCCGTTTCTTTGACGGCACCATTGCCGTCACCAGATAACGATTTCCAGCCGCCATCTGCTGGGTTAAACGAGACCCCTGAGGCGATTGAGATTCCTATCACCCCACCTCCAGTGGACACCGTCGCAACCCCTGCAGAGGTACCCGGAAGTCTACCCGACCCCTCCTCACCCTTCCCGACAGCAACTGCTCAGGGATCTGACGAGCTGCCCAACGAGCTGCCTCAGGAAAATAATGACCTGCCTGAACTACCGCCTTTAGCTGCCGACGGCTCCTCAGCCGATGCTGCTCGCATCATTGTGCCTGGCTCTGATATCCCAACAGGGTCTGGTGGAGATTTACCACAACTCTTTACGACCGGCGCTGGAACTGCTTTGCCATCCGATGGCCCGCCGCCGCCACCATCCTTAGCCTCTACTTTAGGACTTGCGTATCGAGTCTTTGTCGCAGCCGAGGATGAAGCCACGCAAAATCGAGTCCGGCAGTTAGTTCCGGATGCCTTTCAAGTCAGAGTTAATAATCAGGTGTTTATGCAGGTAGGGGCTTATCCTACCGCTGAAGAAGCCCAAGACCTGGTTGAGCGCTTGAGTCGGCAGGGTTTTACAGCCACAGTTGAGCACATGCCATAAATTGCCATCCTGCTCAGGATCCTGAGCAGGATGGCAACCGAGTCCTTGGCTTAAAACGGCCTACTGAGAGCTTTTCAACCACTCCACTGCCGCGTCAAACAGTTGCCATCCTGTCTCCGTTGGCTGCTCCATAAGGGAGAAACCTACTCGGCGAGCAGGGGCAGTGAGCCCATCAAACAAGTCTGTTCCTGCTTCATAGCCAAAGATGACGGACTGATTGCTAGCCCCCACTAAGGTGGCAACTTCCACAGCGTTATCATTGGGCAATCCCCAACTCATCTGCCCAGCAGTTTGATAAAGGGGTGTTTGTCCTGCTGGCAAATTGGCGATTAAGGGATGGGCTGAATCCACAATGTCAATGTCAGCGACGCCACTCAGAACACCAAAATCAGTATCCGCAGTATCGTCAGTCATCCCCAAATCATCAAACAGGTAGGCTTCCCAAACTATTACCGGCACCGCCACATTGGTAAATTTGGTGCCCACCCGTCCAGATGAAACCGACTCAGAGATGACGATCAGGTCTTGACCTTCAGCATCGCTAGTGCGACTGGAGCGATCGCGCTTCACCGTGACCTCAAACCCCTGACTTTCCAGCCGGTTGACGACGGCTTGGTCGCTGCTATTGAGGTTGTTTGAGCCTGCAATGAAGAGGGCCCTGCCGCCACCGTTATTGTCGCCATCGTTGTCGCTGATAGTGACGGTGATGGGGTCAATGGACAGGGCGCTGTAGAGGGAATCATCACTGCTGATTTGATGGGTAATAACGCTGGTGTGATTGCCTTCAACCTCACTATCCTCCACCGCAGCAACCTGTACGCTCTGAGGGGTGTCCCAGTTCTCGGGGGTAAAGGTGAGGGAAACGGGGTTAACCTCAATCTCACCGTCGCTCGCCAGGGTGACAGTCACAGGGGCAGTGGGCTGACTGGTGAGCACCACCTCATAGCTATCGCTATCTCCCGCTTCACTTACTGCAGTGCTGCCACCACTCTGGCTGAACTGCACTCCATGAATATCATCATCAACAATGGTCAGGGTGGCGGTGTTTGTACTGCCCAGAGCGGCTCCGCCTTCCACACTGGCCAGGGTTAGCGAGAGAGTTTCATCGCCTTCATCGATAGCATCATCCACCAGGGGAATGAGCACCGTCTTGCGACCTGCTTCCCCATCGGCAAACGTCACGGTGACTGGGGTGTCATCGTAGTCGAGACCAGCGGTAGCACTGCCGTCATTGAAAGAAAGGGTGGCTGTTTGGGCGCCAGCACTGCCGTCTATCCGCTCAAGTTCCACGGCCATGACAGCTGTGCCATCTTCTTGAACTTGATACTGGTCTGCGGTGAACTGAATCACCCCCGGAGCATCATTGTCGAGAATCTCAACGGTGGCCTGGGTGAGAGTGCCTGCCACATCACTCACTAAAGACAAGGAGAATCGCTCCGTACCTTCCCCGATAGCATCATCGACGACTGCAATGGGAATCACTTTACTGCCGCTCTCCCCATCGGCAAAGCTCACTGTCAAGGGGAAAGCGGTATCCACATCTGCCGCACTGGCGGTGTCAAAGGTAATGGCCAGTTCAGCACTGACAGCCCCGACGCTGCCCCCCGTTCGGCTGACGGTGACTGCCTGCACAGGGGTGCCACTCTCATCCAAGGTGAAGCTATCGGTGGTGAAGGCGAGTTGGCCGGGGGTGGGGGTTGCCTCTCCTATGGCCCAGGTTACCGCTGCGGTAAATAGAGATTGACCCGCTGGAGATAAGGCGGTTTGGAAGGGGCCTGCGACCCGTCGGGCTGCAGCGGTGCCTCCCCCCACCAGAGTGGCACCACTCTCATAGCCAAAGAGCGTATATTGACTGCTGCTGACCGGTAGGGTAGCGACGGTAATGGCCTCCGCGTTCGGGATGCCAAAGCCGATGGCCCCGCCGCTGGTATACACCGAGGTGAGCCCCGATAGACCACCACTGAGGGGATGGGCGGCATCGACAATGTCAATGTCAGTGACGCCGCTGAGGACGCCGAAATCGGTACCTGCCGTATCACCGGTCATGTCGAAGTCATCAAACAGGTAGGCTTCCCAGACCACCACGGGCACTGCCACATCGGTAAATTTGGTGCCCACCCGTCCAGATGAGACCGACTCAGAGATGACGATCAGGTTTTGGCCTTCAGCATCGCTAGTGCGACTGGAGCGATCGCGCTTCACCGTAACCTCAAAGCCCAGGGTTTGCAGTTCATCCACCAAAGCTTGGTCGCTGCTATTGAGGGTGTTTGAGCCTGCAATGAAGAGGGCTCTGCCGCCACCGTTATTGTCGCCATCGTTGTCGCTGATAGTGACAGTGATGGGGTCAATGGAGAGGGTGCTATAGAGGGCGTCATCACTGCTGATTTGATGGGTAATGACGCTGGTGTGATTGCCTTCAACCACACTATCCTCCACCGCAGAGACCTGCACGACTTGGGGCGTCTCCCAGTTGTCAGGAGTAAAGGTGAGGGAAATGGGGTTAACCTCAATCTCACCGTCGCTCGCCAGGGTGACGGTCACAGGGGCAGTGGGCTGACTGGTGAGCACCACCTCATAGCTATCGCTATCTCCCGCTTCACTCACTGCAGTGCTGCCACCACTCTGGCCAAGCTGCACCCCCCGGGTGTCATCATCAACAATGGTCAGGGTAGCGGTGTTTGTACTGCCCAGAGCGGCTCCGCCTTCCACACTGGCCAGGGTTAGCGAAAGGGTTTCATCGCCTTCATCGATAGCATCATCGACTAAAGGAATGAGCACCGTCTTGCGACCTGCTTCCCCATCGGCAAATGTCACGGTGACTGGGGTGTCATCGTAGTCGAGACCAGGGGTAGCACTGCCACTCTCCAGGGAGAGGGAAACCGTTTGGGCGCCAGCACTGCCGTCTATCCGCTCAAGCTCCACAGCCATGACAGCTGTGCCATCTTCTTGAACTTGATACTGGTCTGTGGTGAACTGAATCACCCCCGGAGCATCATTATCGAGAATCTCGACGGTGGCCTGGGTGAGAGTGCCTGCCACATCACTGGTGAGAGAGAGAGAAAAGCGCTCCGTACCTTCCCCGATAGCATCATCGATGACTGCAATGGGAATCACTTTACTGCCGCTCTCCCCATCGGCAAAGCTCACTGTCAAGGGGAAAGCGGTATCCACATCTGCAGCACTGGCGGTGTCAAAGGTAATGGCCAGTTCAGCACTGACAGCCCCGACGCTGCCCCCCGTTCGGCTGACGGTGACTGCCTGCACAGGGGTGCCACTCTCATCCAAGGTGAAGCTATCGGTGGTGAAGGCGAGTTGGCCGGGGGTGGGGGTTGCCTCTCCTATGGCCCAGGTTACTGCTGCGGTAAATAGAGATTGACCCGCTGGAGATAAGGCGGTTTGGAAGGGGCCTGCGACCCGTCGGGCGGCGGCGGTGCCTCCCTCCACCAGAGTGGCACCACTCTCATAGCCAAAGAGCGTATATTGGCTGCTGCTGCCCGGTAAGGTGGCGACGGTAATGGCCTCCGCGTTCGGGACGCCAAAGCCGATGGCCCCGCCGCTGGTATACACCGAGGTGAGCCCCGATAGGCCACCACTGAGAGGATGGGCAGCATCGACAATGTCAATGTCAGTGACGCCGCTGAGGACGCCGAAATCGGTACCTGCCGTATCACCGGTCATGTCGAAGTCATCAAACAGGTAGGCTTCCCAGACCACCACGGGCACCGCTACATCGGTGAATTTGGTCCCCACCTGTCCAGATGAGACCGATTCG contains:
- a CDS encoding tetratricopeptide repeat protein gives rise to the protein MQILHLDLQAQGETSFELRYFFDNPNNYTERILPRQEIADLIQKAEGDYYVPASLQDLVGTGRRLYTWLDGTDHWLEQAIGQTNGQAIVLAISTTAAMAHLPWEVLHDGTSFLVQRLPATVPVRWVSVRSQPLQVANAARNRALQVMFMATSPRAIDPVLNYEQEEARILTATARQQLSLVVEESGSLEELGFVMASYGQNQFDGLHLTGHATFHDGQPRFITETETGDPYYASADDIAQTLQACLPPLVFLSGCRTGQAAQTGAVPSMAEALLQKGATAVLGWGQKVLDTDATEAAATLYGALGLGQSLIEALAKTYQTLLKENARDWHLLRLYVAHTLPSTLVTAPRTRGRRQAPRLSASSEFLDPDTQLVKVVGREGFVGRRRQIQACLRSLMQDFESVGVLIHGMGGLGKSALAARLCDRLTNFQRVVWVGHLDEPKLVRKLSEKLTDQALREALQNPNEALKFRLRSVLQTLTDQGLLPLLLVLDDFEANLEARAGGYGPTETAAALLNALFWAIRETCGVHRVMITSRYDFAFSQGDRLYRQPLNALRGADLQKKCDRLDGFEPPQLSRDATTAEQTIAQKMLAQQQQAKHLADGNPRLLEWLDKMLGESRRQQAADNRPGAKQNVDVDTTLARLEANPVELREQVLAATLLAQMNEALQEMLRRGLLYELPVPPAALQPLWEGIADWEAQLTRAVALGLLEVNPLGALRVPRILPLVVPNEADGLYTIAAQSLYQLWWTAATEVNEEQQLELVRLGLLAQDSEMTAEIGDRVATRWVNRSRYVEALALCRSILARFEDYRILGTVARAEQVVGLTTEAINHYQLALDRCPAEDHYSKAATLNNMAGVIAAQGNIEEAMGLWQQSLELKERINDVQGKAATLGNMAGVIAAQGNIEEAMGLWQQSLELLERINDVQGKAATLGNMAGVIAAQGNIEEAMGLWQQSLELKERINDVQGKAATLGNMARVIAAQGNIEEAMGLWQQSLELKERINDVQGKAATLNNMAGVIAAQGNIEEAMGLWQQSLELLERINDVQGKAATLNNMAGVIAAQGNIEEAMGLWQQSLELKERINDVQGKAATLGNMARVIAAQGNIEEAMGLWQQSLELLERINDVQGKAVTLANMAYVSGETGNKAHQLELNLQAAQALGQVRAFQDLFTVLTNLGLSAEANPDVYFAQALWLGLRIQTSLISMLNLIGNFFNQVPQGDVMEVSLAATWMLVCHTRGQDHPQVEAFQQAGMQMLLTAATAQGINVETPESFAAWVTAQQLNTASIVSPRLNQQLEAMVGDQWLFDRSVFG
- a CDS encoding HEAT repeat domain-containing protein, whose translation is MTSLDLDHIANQLESEDSKDRMLALAMLRDVAPAEAAPLVRKVIDDPNLQVRSMAVFAMGLKADDETLEILIRLLETDPDYGIRADAAGALGYLEDPRAFDSLVRAFYEDTDWLVRFSTAVSLGNLKDPRAHDVLIEALKSDEVVIQQAAIAAIGEVGDIDAVPDILNFAQAEDWLVRQRLAEALGHLPTPKSESALRFLAKDAHYQVAEAARISLQRLEARQS
- a CDS encoding DUF1565 domain-containing protein: MASRISLSVAMILSGSLGWVSQLAPAWAAPAEQIAEAGIAQTPSNLGYAILHVNAISGNDIQGDGSQMQPLKTITHALRIARPNTLILLAAGVYSADSGETFPLQLRPGVTVQGAAGPSAADVVIQGSAGHVSPTRGLQNIAILGADNAGLANVTVTNPSARGTGLWIESTSPIVLESSFSYNGSTGIYIAGDGSPVIRNNYFTENGQAGLMIAGPSSAQVQGNTFENTGVGISVAPEATPQIRENRITRNRDGLVLHADARPVLENNQITQNRRNSILDYAPWSETLATSPVPQAAQPPPPSIPTSATAASPSTPEPVAENGVPVDNQQATAVPEPPPAPNSVAAATAQPPEPSSAPPTAVPDLPLTPDSAPDSANSTVPAPPELPPTPGSANIAAASPPAESPAVLDEAAGAGEVSPALVETATLNSAPLPALTTLGNGISATLEETVPVLATVEVAVVPAVPATTAFSNLELAPLLQVPEWASAAISDEPTAETPGDAIAASNLEEFDETSDPAVSLTAPLPSPDNDFQPPSAGLNETPEAIEIPITPPPVDTVATPAEVPGSLPDPSSPFPTATAQGSDELPNELPQENNDLPELPPLAADGSSADAARIIVPGSDIPTGSGGDLPQLFTTGAGTALPSDGPPPPPSLASTLGLAYRVFVAAEDEATQNRVRQLVPDAFQVRVNNQVFMQVGAYPTAEEAQDLVERLSRQGFTATVEHMP